From Streptomyces sp. HUAS MG91, the proteins below share one genomic window:
- the hpnC gene encoding squalene synthase HpnC has translation MSPSSRVRPDSTTDATLDKAADENFPVAPAFLPRAWRDDLMAVYGYARLVDDIGDGDLAPGGADARLLGVSPERADDRLAMLDALETDLHKVFDGTPNHPLLAALQPTVRRRSLTPEPFLGLLQANRQDQLVTRYETYDDLLAYCELSANPVGRLVLAITGTSTPERVRRSDAVCTGLQIVEHLQDVAEDLGRDRIYLPAEDMKQFHVQEADLAAPSAGASVRALVAHEADRALRLLNEGTPLVGSVHGRLKLLLAGFVAGGKAAVHAITAAKYDVLPGPPKPTKLRLLREVGATLRGEG, from the coding sequence GTGAGCCCATCCTCCCGTGTGCGCCCGGACTCCACGACGGACGCCACCCTCGACAAGGCCGCCGACGAGAACTTCCCGGTGGCCCCGGCCTTCCTGCCGCGCGCCTGGCGCGACGACCTGATGGCCGTGTACGGGTACGCGCGCCTGGTCGACGACATCGGCGACGGGGACCTCGCGCCCGGCGGCGCCGACGCCCGCCTCCTCGGAGTCTCACCCGAACGGGCGGACGACCGGCTCGCGATGCTGGACGCCCTGGAGACCGACCTCCACAAGGTCTTCGACGGCACTCCGAACCACCCGCTGCTGGCCGCCCTGCAGCCCACCGTCCGGCGCCGCTCCCTGACCCCCGAGCCGTTCCTCGGCCTGCTCCAGGCCAACCGCCAGGACCAGCTCGTCACGCGCTACGAGACCTACGACGACCTGCTCGCCTACTGTGAGCTGTCCGCCAACCCCGTGGGCCGCCTCGTACTCGCCATCACCGGCACCTCGACCCCCGAGCGCGTCCGCCGCTCGGACGCGGTCTGCACCGGACTGCAGATCGTCGAACACCTCCAGGACGTGGCCGAGGACCTCGGCCGCGACCGCATCTACCTGCCTGCCGAGGACATGAAACAGTTCCACGTCCAGGAAGCGGATCTCGCCGCACCCAGCGCGGGCGCATCGGTGCGCGCGCTGGTCGCTCACGAAGCGGATCGCGCCCTGCGGCTCTTGAATGAAGGCACCCCCCTGGTGGGTAGCGTCCACGGCAGGCTGAAGCTGCTGCTGGCCGGTTTCGTGGCAGGGGGGAAGGCGGCGGTCCACGCGATCACCGCCGCGAAGTACGACGTCCTACCTGGACCACCGAAGCCCACCAAGCTCCGGCTGCTGCGCGAGGTGGGAGCGACTCTGCGAGGAGAGGGGTGA
- the hpnD gene encoding presqualene diphosphate synthase HpnD codes for MSKAVESDQHVSAPVLAAYGYCETVTGQQARNFAYGIRLLPTAKRRAMSAVYAFSRRVDDIGDGTLPPDVKAERLDDTRALLARVRAGEVEEDDTDPVAVALAHAARRFPIPLGGLDELIDGVLMDLRGETYETWDDLKVYCRCVAGAIGRVSLGVFGTEPGARGAERAAEYADTLGLALQLTNILRDVREDAADGRTYLPADDLAKFGCSAGFDSAVPPAGSDFAGLVHFEVRRARALFAEGYRLLPLLDRRSGACVAAMAGIYRRLLDRIEREPEAVLRGRVSLPGHEKAYVAVRGLSGLDARTVSRASSRAALRRRV; via the coding sequence GTGAGCAAGGCCGTGGAGTCTGACCAGCACGTGTCGGCACCGGTGCTCGCCGCATACGGCTACTGCGAGACCGTCACCGGACAACAGGCACGCAACTTCGCCTACGGCATCCGGCTGCTGCCGACCGCGAAGCGGCGGGCCATGTCGGCGGTGTACGCGTTCTCGCGCCGCGTCGACGACATCGGCGACGGCACGCTGCCGCCCGACGTCAAGGCCGAGCGGCTCGACGACACCCGGGCCCTGCTCGCCCGGGTGCGGGCGGGCGAGGTCGAGGAGGACGACACCGACCCGGTGGCCGTCGCCCTCGCGCACGCCGCGCGCCGCTTCCCGATCCCGCTCGGCGGGCTCGACGAGCTCATCGACGGCGTCCTGATGGACCTGCGCGGCGAGACCTACGAGACCTGGGACGACCTGAAGGTGTACTGCCGGTGCGTCGCCGGCGCCATCGGACGGGTCTCCCTCGGCGTGTTCGGGACCGAGCCGGGGGCGCGGGGCGCCGAGCGCGCGGCGGAGTACGCCGACACGCTCGGACTCGCCCTCCAGCTGACGAACATCCTGCGGGACGTCCGCGAGGACGCCGCCGACGGGCGCACCTACCTGCCCGCCGACGACCTCGCCAAGTTCGGCTGCTCGGCCGGATTCGACTCCGCGGTGCCGCCCGCCGGTTCGGACTTCGCCGGGCTCGTGCACTTCGAGGTGCGGCGCGCCCGCGCCCTGTTCGCCGAGGGATACCGGCTGCTGCCCCTGCTCGACCGGCGCTCCGGTGCCTGTGTCGCCGCGATGGCCGGTATCTACCGGCGCCTGCTCGACCGCATCGAGCGCGAGCCGGAGGCCGTACTGCGCGGCCGGGTCTCGCTGCCCGGGCACGAGAAGGCGTACGTCGCCGTGCGCGGACTGTCCGGGCTCGACGCGCGGACCGTCTCCCGCGCGTCGTCCCGCGCCGCTCTCAGGAGGCGCGTCTGA
- the hpnE gene encoding hydroxysqualene dehydroxylase HpnE: MSSHAEASSDESRQPVAVVVGGGLAGITAALALADGGMDVTLLEGRPRLGGLAFSFKRGDLTVDNGQHVYLRCCSAYRWFLDRIDATDLAPLQDRLDVPVLDADRNRLGRLRRTALPVPLHLAKSLATYPHLSLAERANVGRAALALKGLDLDDPALDERDFGSWLAEHGQSARAVEALWDLVGVATLNAVAGECSLALAAMVFKTGLLSDPGAADIGWARVPLGELHDTLARKALDSAGVTIGLRTRVTSISRTENGRWAVEVPEGPDSSGQILTADTVVLAVPQRETHDLLPDGALDDPGRLLDIGTAPILNLHVVYDRKVLKRPFFTALGSPVQWVFDRTEASGLTEGQYLAVSQSAAQDDIDEPVATLRERYLPELERLLPAARGAQVLDFFVTRERTATFAPTPGTGALRPAARTRVPGLYLAGAWTATGWPATMEGAVRSGVGAADAALVAQGRPRGHLFREAA; this comes from the coding sequence ATGAGCAGCCACGCAGAGGCGTCGTCCGACGAGTCGCGACAGCCCGTCGCGGTGGTCGTCGGCGGCGGGCTCGCGGGGATCACCGCCGCGCTCGCCCTCGCCGACGGCGGCATGGACGTCACGCTCCTGGAAGGCCGCCCCCGGCTCGGCGGGCTCGCCTTCTCCTTCAAGCGCGGCGACCTGACCGTCGACAACGGCCAGCACGTGTACCTGCGCTGCTGCTCCGCCTACCGCTGGTTCCTCGACCGCATCGACGCCACGGACCTCGCGCCGCTGCAGGATCGTCTCGACGTGCCCGTTCTCGACGCGGACCGCAATCGGCTCGGGCGGCTGCGGCGGACGGCGCTGCCCGTGCCGCTGCATCTGGCCAAGAGCCTGGCCACGTACCCGCATCTGTCCCTGGCCGAGCGGGCCAACGTCGGACGGGCCGCGCTCGCCCTCAAGGGCCTGGATCTCGACGACCCGGCACTCGACGAGCGGGACTTCGGCTCCTGGCTTGCCGAGCACGGCCAGTCGGCGCGGGCCGTGGAGGCGCTGTGGGACCTGGTCGGGGTCGCGACCCTGAACGCGGTGGCGGGCGAGTGCTCGCTCGCGCTGGCCGCCATGGTGTTCAAGACCGGGCTGCTGTCCGATCCCGGTGCCGCCGACATCGGCTGGGCCCGGGTGCCCCTCGGCGAACTCCACGACACACTGGCCCGCAAGGCGCTCGACTCCGCGGGTGTGACCATCGGACTCCGTACACGGGTCACCTCCATCTCCCGTACGGAGAACGGACGTTGGGCGGTGGAGGTTCCCGAGGGACCCGACAGTTCCGGCCAGATCCTCACGGCCGACACCGTGGTCCTCGCCGTGCCTCAGCGCGAGACGCACGACCTGCTGCCGGACGGCGCGCTCGACGACCCCGGGCGGCTGCTGGACATCGGCACCGCGCCGATCCTGAACCTGCACGTGGTGTACGACCGCAAGGTGCTCAAACGTCCCTTCTTCACCGCGCTGGGCTCCCCGGTGCAGTGGGTCTTCGACCGCACCGAGGCGTCCGGGCTCACCGAGGGGCAGTATCTGGCCGTCTCCCAGTCCGCCGCCCAGGACGACATCGACGAGCCCGTCGCCACGCTGCGCGAGCGCTACCTGCCGGAACTGGAGCGGCTGCTCCCGGCGGCGCGCGGCGCGCAGGTCCTCGACTTCTTCGTGACCCGGGAGCGCACCGCCACCTTCGCGCCCACCCCGGGCACGGGCGCCCTCCGGCCCGCCGCGCGCACCCGTGTCCCCGGTCTCTACTTGGCCGGTGCATGGACCGCCACCGGATGGCCCGCGACGATGGAAGGCGCAGTTCGCAGCGGGGTCGGCGCCGCGGACGCGGCCCTCGTCGCACAGGGCCGCCCCCGTGGCCATCTGTTCCGGGAGGCGGCGTGA
- a CDS encoding polyprenyl synthetase family protein, protein MPSAEEAADAVDVTALLERGRTLATPVLKKAVDRLAPPMNTVAAYHFGWIDAAGNPADGDGGKAVRPALAVLSAQAAGAAPEVGVPGAVAVELVHNFSLLHDDLMDGDEQRRHRDTVWKVHGPAQAILVGDALFALGNEVLLEIASVDAGRATRRLTTATRALIDGQAQDISYEHRERVSVEECLEMEGNKTGALLACASSIGAVLGGADDVTADALEKYGYHLGLAFQAVDDLLGIWGDPESTGKQTWSDLRQRKKSLPVVAALAAGGPASERLGELLAADAKNNDFDNFSEAEFAARAALIEEAGGRQWTADEARRQHKIALEALDTVQMPATVRAQFAALADFVVVRKR, encoded by the coding sequence GTGCCCTCGGCCGAAGAGGCTGCCGACGCGGTGGACGTGACCGCGCTTCTCGAGCGCGGCCGAACCCTGGCCACGCCAGTGCTGAAGAAGGCCGTGGACCGCCTCGCGCCGCCCATGAACACCGTCGCCGCCTACCACTTCGGCTGGATCGACGCCGCGGGCAACCCCGCCGACGGCGACGGCGGCAAGGCCGTGCGCCCCGCGCTCGCCGTGCTCTCCGCGCAGGCCGCCGGTGCCGCCCCCGAGGTGGGCGTCCCCGGTGCCGTCGCGGTCGAGCTGGTCCACAACTTCTCGCTGCTGCACGACGACCTCATGGACGGCGACGAGCAGCGCCGCCACCGCGACACCGTCTGGAAGGTGCACGGCCCCGCGCAGGCGATCCTCGTCGGCGACGCGCTGTTCGCCCTCGGCAACGAGGTGCTCCTGGAGATCGCCTCGGTGGACGCCGGACGCGCCACCCGCCGCCTCACCACCGCCACCCGCGCCCTGATCGACGGACAGGCGCAGGACATCTCCTACGAGCACCGCGAGCGGGTCAGCGTCGAGGAGTGCCTGGAGATGGAGGGCAACAAGACGGGCGCCCTGCTCGCCTGCGCCTCCTCCATCGGCGCGGTCCTCGGCGGCGCCGACGACGTCACCGCCGACGCGCTGGAGAAGTACGGCTACCACCTGGGCCTGGCCTTCCAGGCCGTCGACGACCTGCTCGGCATCTGGGGCGACCCCGAGTCGACGGGCAAGCAGACCTGGAGCGACCTGCGCCAGCGCAAGAAGTCGCTGCCGGTCGTCGCCGCGCTCGCCGCGGGCGGCCCGGCCTCCGAGCGGCTGGGCGAGCTCCTCGCCGCGGACGCCAAGAACAACGACTTCGACAACTTCTCGGAGGCGGAGTTCGCCGCCCGGGCCGCCCTCATCGAGGAGGCCGGCGGACGGCAGTGGACCGCCGACGAGGCCCGGCGCCAGCACAAGATCGCCCTCGAAGCCCTGGACACCGTCCAGATGCCCGCCACGGTGCGCGCCCAGTTCGCGGCGCTCGCCGACTTCGTCGTCGTACGAAAGAGATGA
- the shc gene encoding squalene--hopene cyclase, translating into MTATTDGSTGAAAPEASSATTAPSSDTTPEAAGTHQAATRAIQRATDFLLARQDAQGWWKGDLDTNVTMDAEDLLLRQFLGIRDQATTDAAALFIRGEQREDGTWATFYGGPGELSTTIEAYVALRLAGDSPDAPHMARASAWVRERGGIAASRVFTRIWLALFGWWKWDDLPELPPELIYFPKWMPLNIYDFGCWARQTIVPLTIVSAKRPVRPAPFALDELHTDARDPNPAKPLAPVASWDGAFQRLDKIMHGYHKVALKKLRKSAMNSAARWIIERQENDGCWGGIQPPAVYSVIALHLLGYDLDHPVLKAGLASLDRFTVWREDGARMIEACQSPVWDTCLATIALADAGLPGDHPALVRAATWMLDEQIDRPGDWSVRKPALEPGGWAFEFHNDNYPDIDDTAEVVLALRRVTHPDTARIERAIERGVRWNLGMQSKNGAWGAFDVDNTSPFPNRLPFCDFGEVIDPPSADVTGHVVEMLAVEGRSHDPGTRRGIEWLLAEQEENGAWFGRWGVNYIYGTGSVLPALTAAGMPAAHPAIRRAVDWLESVQNEDGGWGEDLRSYRYEEWKGHGVSTASQTAWALMALLSAGERDSKAVERGITFLAETQTEDGTWDEPYFTGTGFPWDFSINYHLYRQVFPLTALGRYVHGEPFKDA; encoded by the coding sequence ATGACAGCGACGACCGACGGAAGCACCGGAGCGGCAGCTCCCGAAGCATCCTCGGCCACCACTGCCCCATCGTCCGACACGACCCCCGAGGCGGCCGGGACCCACCAAGCCGCCACCCGAGCCATACAGCGCGCCACGGACTTCCTGCTCGCCCGGCAGGACGCCCAGGGGTGGTGGAAGGGTGACCTCGACACCAACGTGACGATGGACGCCGAGGACCTGCTGCTGAGGCAGTTCCTGGGCATCCGGGACCAGGCCACCACCGACGCCGCCGCGCTCTTCATCCGTGGCGAGCAGCGGGAGGACGGCACCTGGGCCACCTTCTACGGCGGACCCGGCGAACTCTCCACCACCATCGAGGCGTACGTCGCCCTGCGCCTCGCGGGCGACTCCCCGGACGCCCCGCACATGGCGCGGGCCTCCGCATGGGTGCGCGAGCGCGGCGGCATCGCCGCGAGCCGCGTCTTCACCCGGATCTGGCTGGCCCTGTTCGGCTGGTGGAAGTGGGACGACCTCCCCGAACTCCCGCCGGAGCTCATCTACTTCCCGAAGTGGATGCCGCTCAACATCTACGACTTCGGGTGCTGGGCGCGGCAGACCATCGTGCCCCTCACCATCGTGTCCGCGAAGCGCCCGGTGCGGCCCGCGCCCTTCGCGCTGGACGAGCTGCACACCGACGCACGCGACCCGAATCCGGCCAAGCCCCTCGCCCCGGTGGCGAGTTGGGACGGCGCCTTCCAGCGGCTCGACAAGATCATGCACGGCTACCACAAGGTGGCCCTCAAGAAGCTGCGCAAGTCCGCCATGAACTCGGCGGCCCGCTGGATCATCGAGCGCCAGGAGAACGACGGCTGCTGGGGCGGCATCCAGCCGCCCGCGGTCTACTCCGTCATCGCCCTGCACCTGCTCGGCTACGACCTCGACCACCCCGTACTGAAAGCCGGACTCGCCTCCCTCGACCGGTTCACGGTGTGGCGCGAGGACGGCGCCCGCATGATCGAGGCCTGCCAGTCGCCCGTCTGGGACACCTGTCTGGCCACCATCGCGCTCGCCGACGCCGGACTGCCCGGCGACCACCCGGCGCTCGTCAGGGCCGCCACCTGGATGCTCGACGAACAGATCGACCGGCCCGGCGACTGGTCGGTGCGCAAGCCGGCCCTCGAACCCGGCGGCTGGGCCTTCGAGTTCCACAACGACAACTACCCGGACATCGACGACACCGCGGAGGTCGTGCTCGCGCTGCGCCGCGTGACGCACCCCGACACCGCGCGCATCGAGCGGGCCATCGAGCGCGGCGTGCGCTGGAACCTCGGGATGCAGTCGAAGAACGGGGCGTGGGGCGCCTTCGACGTCGACAACACCAGCCCGTTCCCCAACCGGCTGCCGTTCTGCGACTTCGGCGAGGTCATCGACCCGCCGTCCGCCGACGTCACCGGGCACGTCGTCGAGATGCTCGCCGTCGAGGGACGCTCGCACGATCCGGGCACCCGCCGCGGTATCGAGTGGCTGCTCGCCGAACAGGAGGAGAACGGCGCCTGGTTCGGCCGCTGGGGCGTCAACTACATCTACGGCACCGGGTCGGTGCTGCCCGCGCTGACCGCCGCCGGGATGCCCGCCGCGCACCCCGCGATCCGCCGCGCGGTCGACTGGCTCGAATCGGTCCAGAACGAGGACGGCGGCTGGGGCGAGGACCTGCGCTCGTACCGGTACGAGGAATGGAAGGGACACGGCGTCTCCACCGCCTCGCAGACCGCCTGGGCGCTGATGGCGCTGCTGTCGGCCGGCGAGCGGGACTCCAAGGCCGTCGAGCGGGGCATCACCTTCCTCGCCGAGACCCAGACCGAGGACGGCACCTGGGACGAGCCGTACTTCACCGGCACCGGCTTCCCCTGGGACTTCTCGATCAACTACCACCTGTACCGGCAGGTCTTCCCGCTGACCGCGCTCGGCCGGTACGTCCACGGCGAGCCGTTCAAGGACGCCTGA
- a CDS encoding 1-hydroxy-2-methyl-2-butenyl 4-diphosphate reductase: protein MSDNPVAVRPPDTAALLVACALGIEHVALRTGSRAGASAPVTVLRTGMGPGAAERATARALGDAALREAAVIATGFCAGLAPGMHPGDLVVAQETRDTHGSTPCVNTDLLVKELVKAVPGRTVHTGPLTGSDHVVRGHERGDLLATGAIAVDMESAATLRTAVGAGERPVAAVRVVVDAPEHELVRIGTVRGGLSAFRVLRAVLPAFFEWHRSLLLPRR, encoded by the coding sequence ATGAGCGACAACCCGGTGGCCGTGCGCCCACCGGACACCGCGGCGCTGCTCGTCGCCTGCGCGCTGGGCATCGAGCACGTCGCCCTGCGCACCGGCAGCCGGGCCGGTGCGAGCGCTCCCGTGACCGTGCTGCGCACGGGCATGGGTCCGGGCGCCGCCGAGCGCGCGACGGCGCGCGCCCTCGGCGACGCGGCGCTGCGCGAGGCCGCGGTGATCGCCACCGGGTTCTGTGCCGGGCTCGCGCCCGGCATGCATCCCGGCGACCTCGTCGTGGCCCAGGAGACCCGCGACACGCACGGCAGCACCCCGTGCGTGAACACGGATCTGCTGGTGAAGGAACTCGTGAAGGCCGTGCCCGGACGGACCGTGCACACCGGGCCGCTCACCGGTTCCGACCATGTCGTGCGCGGTCACGAGCGCGGTGACCTGCTGGCCACCGGCGCGATCGCCGTCGACATGGAGTCGGCGGCCACCCTGCGCACGGCGGTCGGGGCCGGTGAGCGTCCGGTTGCGGCCGTCCGGGTGGTCGTCGACGCCCCGGAACACGAACTCGTCAGGATCGGCACGGTCCGCGGTGGACTATCTGCTTTCCGCGTCCTTCGTGCCGTCCTTCCCGCTTTTTTCGAATGGCACCGTTCTTTGCTGCTCCCTCGGAGGTGA
- the hpnH gene encoding adenosyl-hopene transferase HpnH encodes MAMPLRQSIKVATYLAEQKIRKRDKFPLIVELEPLYACNLKCEGCGKIQHPAGVLKQRMPVAQAVGAVLESGAPMVSIAGGEPLMHPQIDEIVRQLVARKKYVFLCTNALLMRKKMDKFKPSPFFAFTVHIDGMRERHDESVAKEGVFDEAVEAIKEAKRRGFRVTTNSTFFNTDTPQNIIEVMNYLNDDLKVDEMMISPAYAYEKAPDQEHFLGVTQTRELFKKAFAGGNRRRWRLNHSPLFLDFLEGKVDFPCTAWAIPNYSLFGWQKPCYLMSDGYVPSYRQLIEDTDWEAYGRGKDPRCANCMAHCGYEPTAVLATMGSLKESIRAMSETVAGNRG; translated from the coding sequence ATGGCCATGCCACTGCGTCAGTCCATCAAGGTTGCGACGTATCTCGCTGAACAGAAGATCCGCAAGCGGGACAAGTTCCCGCTCATTGTCGAACTGGAACCGCTGTACGCCTGCAACCTGAAGTGCGAGGGCTGCGGCAAGATCCAGCACCCGGCGGGCGTGCTCAAGCAGCGCATGCCCGTCGCGCAGGCCGTCGGCGCCGTGCTGGAGTCCGGCGCGCCGATGGTGTCCATCGCCGGCGGCGAGCCGCTGATGCACCCTCAGATCGATGAGATCGTGCGTCAGTTGGTGGCCAGGAAGAAGTACGTCTTCCTGTGCACCAACGCGCTGCTGATGCGCAAGAAGATGGACAAGTTCAAGCCGTCGCCGTTCTTCGCCTTCACGGTGCACATCGACGGGATGCGCGAGCGTCACGACGAGTCCGTCGCCAAGGAAGGCGTCTTCGACGAGGCGGTCGAGGCGATCAAGGAGGCCAAGCGGCGCGGCTTCCGGGTCACCACGAACTCGACCTTCTTCAACACCGACACCCCGCAGAACATCATCGAGGTGATGAACTACCTCAACGACGACCTCAAGGTCGACGAGATGATGATCTCGCCCGCCTACGCCTACGAGAAGGCGCCCGACCAGGAGCACTTCCTCGGCGTCACCCAGACCCGGGAGCTGTTCAAGAAGGCGTTCGCGGGCGGCAACCGCCGGCGCTGGCGGCTCAACCACTCGCCGCTCTTCCTGGACTTCCTGGAGGGCAAGGTCGACTTCCCGTGCACGGCGTGGGCGATCCCGAACTACTCGCTCTTCGGGTGGCAGAAGCCCTGCTACCTGATGAGCGACGGGTACGTGCCGTCGTACCGGCAGCTGATCGAGGACACCGACTGGGAGGCGTACGGGCGGGGCAAGGACCCGCGCTGCGCCAACTGCATGGCGCACTGCGGCTACGAGCCGACGGCCGTGCTCGCCACGATGGGGTCGCTGAAGGAGTCCATCCGCGCCATGTCCGAGACCGTCGCCGGGAATCGTGGGTGA
- the ispG gene encoding flavodoxin-dependent (E)-4-hydroxy-3-methylbut-2-enyl-diphosphate synthase encodes MNGEPVSLGLPEVPVRPIAERRASRRIMVGPVAVGGGAPVSVQSMTTTRTSDIGTTLQQIAELTASGCQIVRVACPTQDDADALATIARKSQIPVIADIHFQPKYVFAAIDAGCAAVRVNPGNIKKFDDQVKQIAKAASDAGTPIRIGVNAGSLDRRLLEKYGKATPEALVESALWEASLFEEHGFRDLKISVKHNDPVVMVNAYRQLAAACDYPLHLGVTEAGPAFQGTIKSAVAFGALLSEGIGDTIRVSLSAPPAEECKVGIQILESLGLRQRRLEIVSCPSCGRAQVDVYKLADEVTAGLDGMEVPLRVAVMGCVVNGPGEAREADLGVASGNGKGQIFVKGEVVKTVPESKIVETLIEEAMKIAERMEKDGVASGPPDVTVS; translated from the coding sequence ATGAACGGAGAGCCCGTCTCACTGGGCCTCCCCGAGGTACCGGTCCGACCCATCGCCGAGCGGCGCGCCAGCCGCCGGATCATGGTCGGACCGGTGGCGGTGGGAGGCGGCGCACCGGTGTCCGTGCAGTCGATGACGACGACACGGACCTCGGACATCGGGACCACGCTGCAGCAGATCGCCGAACTGACCGCGTCCGGCTGTCAGATCGTGCGGGTGGCGTGCCCCACCCAGGACGACGCGGACGCGCTCGCGACCATCGCGCGCAAGTCGCAGATCCCCGTCATCGCGGACATCCACTTCCAGCCCAAGTACGTGTTCGCCGCCATCGACGCCGGGTGTGCGGCGGTGCGGGTGAACCCGGGCAACATCAAGAAGTTCGACGACCAGGTCAAGCAGATCGCGAAGGCGGCGTCCGACGCCGGTACGCCGATCAGGATCGGGGTCAACGCGGGGTCGCTCGACCGCCGCCTCCTGGAGAAGTACGGGAAGGCGACCCCGGAGGCGCTCGTGGAGTCGGCGCTGTGGGAGGCGTCGCTCTTCGAGGAGCACGGCTTCCGCGACCTCAAGATCTCCGTCAAGCACAACGACCCCGTGGTGATGGTCAACGCCTACCGGCAGCTCGCCGCCGCGTGCGACTACCCGCTGCACCTCGGGGTGACGGAGGCGGGCCCCGCCTTCCAGGGCACGATCAAGTCGGCCGTCGCCTTCGGCGCGCTGCTCTCCGAGGGCATCGGCGACACCATCCGGGTCTCGCTGTCCGCGCCGCCCGCCGAGGAGTGCAAGGTCGGCATCCAGATCCTGGAGTCGCTGGGACTGCGGCAGCGGCGCCTGGAGATCGTCTCCTGTCCGTCCTGCGGGCGGGCCCAGGTGGACGTGTACAAGCTGGCCGACGAGGTGACCGCCGGGCTCGACGGCATGGAGGTGCCGCTGCGGGTGGCCGTCATGGGGTGTGTCGTGAACGGACCGGGGGAGGCCCGCGAGGCCGATCTCGGCGTCGCCTCGGGCAACGGCAAGGGGCAGATCTTCGTAAAGGGCGAGGTCGTCAAGACCGTTCCCGAGTCGAAGATCGTGGAGACGCTCATCGAGGAAGCGATGAAGATCGCCGAGCGGATGGAGAAGGACGGCGTCGCGTCGGGCCCGCCCGACGTCACCGTGAGCTGA